In one window of Mercurialis annua linkage group LG4, ddMerAnnu1.2, whole genome shotgun sequence DNA:
- the LOC126677578 gene encoding subtilisin-like protease SBT5.4, with amino-acid sequence MLLSKFSSVLLFCSIWCLFHAVSTSAIKQPYVVYLGSHNHGPEATEADFRAVTDSHYEFLASFLGSDEKARGSLINSYQKNINGFSAFLDEEEAAEIAKNPKVVSVFVNGAKKLHTTHSWEFMMQEKNDIVKAESLWEKADFGKDVIIANLDTGVWPELKSFSDEGYGPVPARWRGLCTKGVTCNRKLIGSTYHGKGYLSVGGVVNASIYNGRDYEGHGSHTLSTAGGDFVRGATVFGLANVTLKGGSPKARVASYKVCWEGGCFDSDMLEAFDQAIHDGVDVISMSVGGPATDYFYDSIAIGSFHAVKEGIVVVCSAGNSGPLPGSVSNIAPWIITVGASTMDRNFESFAHLGDGRRLLGASLAEGTPKNKLFPLITGLMAKAANASSLNAELCEPGSLDPTKVKGKIVACLRGENARVDKGRNAAEAGAVGMILCNDKMNGNDIVADPHVLPATHISYTDGLAVVSYINNSSNPTGSISASNQVFDVVPAPFMAAFSSVGPNTVTPEILKPDITAPGVNILAGFTGAVSPTGLDFDKRNVSYNIMSGTSMSCPHVGGVVGLLRKLYPDWSPAAIRSAISTSARTRDNTVHPMLDGSTFKTATPFAHGSGHIRPNRAMDPGLVYDLTESDYLDFLCAQGYNETLIKALNDDSYKCPESASLLDFNYPSITIPKLSGTVTATRKLKNVGSPGKYQVVIKAPYGVWVSVEPSALVFDKVGEEKSFKVSFKAKWDGAAKDYEFGGLTWTDGSHYVRSPIVIRSA; translated from the exons ATGTTGCTTTCAAAGTTTTCGTCAGTACTTTTGTTTTGCAGCATATGGTGTTTGTTTCATGCAGTGTCAACTTCTGCTATTAAACAGCCGTATGTAGTTTACCTGGGCTCCCATAATCATGGCCCCGAAGCTACTGAAGCTGATTTTCGTGCTGTTACCGATTCTCATTATGAGTTTCTTGCCTCCTTTTTGGGAAG TGATGAAAAGGCCAGAGGTTCACTCATTAACTCGTATCAAAAGAATATCAATGGGTTTTCTGCATTCCTTGATGAGGAAGAGGCAGCTGAAATTGCAA AGAATCCAAAAGTTGTGTCAGTTTTCGTCAACGGGGCGAAAAAGTTGCACACAACACATTCATGGGAGTTTATGATGCAGGAAAAGAATGATATCGTCAAGGCTGAATCCTTATGGGAGAAAGCCGATTTCGGTAAAGATGTCATTATTGCGAACCTCGACACAG GTGTATGGCCGGAATTGAAAAGCTTTAGCGACGAAGGTTATGGACCTGTGCCAGCAAGATGGAGAGGATTGTGCACGAAAGGAGTAACTTGCAACAG GAAGCTTATTGGTTCAACATACCACGGCAAAGGTTACTTGTCGGTTGGTGGTGTGGTGAATGCGTCTATATACAATGGTCGTGACTATGAAGGACATGGAAGTCACACGCTATCAACAGCCGGTGGTGATTTTGTTCGTGGAGCCACTGTGTTTGGATTGGCGAATGTAACTTTAAAAGGCGGTTCCCCTAAGGCTAGAGTGGCTTCTTACAAGGTGTGCTGGGAAGGAGGGTGCTTTGATTCTGATATGCTGGAAGCTTTCGACCAAGCTATTCACGATGGGGTCGATGTGATCTCCATGTCTGTCGGGGGTCCTGCTACTGATTATTTCTACGATAGTATTGCAATTGGTTCGTTTCATGCTGTCAAGGAGGGTATTGTTGTTGTTTGCTCTGCAGGAAATTCTGGACCATTACCTGGATCTGTCTCCAATATTGCCCCTTGGATTATAACTGTTGGAGCAAGTACCATGGATAGAAATTTTGAATCATTCGCTCATCTTGGAGATGGACGGCGCCTATTG GGTGCAAGTCTTGCCGAGGGTACACCTAAGAACAAACTTTTTCCACTCATCACTGGATTGATGGCTAAGGCTGCCAATGCATCTTCTCTCAATGC TGAGCTATGCGAACCGGGTTCGTTGGATCCGACTAAGGTGAAGGGTAAGATAGTGGCTTGCTTGAGAGGGGAAAATGCTAGAGTTGATAAGGGTAGAAATGCTGCTGAGGCTGGTGCAGTTGGGATGATCCTTTGCAATGATAAAATGAATGGGAATGATATTGTTGCCGATCCTCATGTTCTTCCAGCTACACATATCAGCTATACTGATGGCCTTGCTGTTGTCTCCTACATTAACAATTCCAG CAATCCCACCGGATCTATTTCTGCTTCCAATCAAGTGTTTGACGTAGTGCCTGCTCCATTCATGGCTGCATTTTCCTCTGTTGGTCCCAATACCGTCACCCCCGAGATCCTCAAG CCTGATATTACTGCCCCCGGAGTAAATATCCTAGCCGGCTTCACTGGAGCAGTTAGCCCGACTGGTCTAGATTTCGACAAGCGTAATGTTTCTTACAACATTATGTCCGGTACTTCCATGTCTTGCCCTCATGTTGGTGGAGTTGTGGGTCTTCTCCGAAAGCTTTATCCTGATTGGAGTCCTGCAGCAATCAGATCAGCAATCTCTACTTCCG CGAGAACAAGAGACAACACAGTGCACCCAATGCTTGACGGATCCACCTTTAAAACAGCAACACCGTTCGCTCATGGTTCAGGACATATCAGGCCAAACCGTGCCATGGATCCAGGGTTGGTGTACGACTTAACGGAGTCTGATTACTTGGACTTTCTCTGCGCCCAAGGCTACAACGAAACCTTGATCAAGGCCTTGAATGATGATTCTTACAAATGCCCAGAATCAGCCAGTCTTCTTGATTTCAACTACCCTTCTATAACCATTCCTAAGTTGTCCGGTACAGTTACCGCCACTAGGAAGTTGAAGAATGTGGGTTCACCAGGGAAGTATCAAGTTGTTATTAAGGCGCCCTATGGAGTTTGGGTTTCGGTTGAACCAAGTGCTCTGGTGTTTGATAAGGTCGGAGAAGAGAAAAGCTTCAAGGTTAGCTTCAAAGCTAAGTGGGACGGTGCTGCTAAAGATTATGAATTTGGAGGTCTCACATGGACTGATGGTTCCCATTATGTGAGGAGTCCAATTGTCATTCGTTCtgcttaa
- the LOC130014531 gene encoding subtilisin-like protease SBT5.4, giving the protein MLLSKFSSVLLFCSIWCLFHAVSTSAIKQPYVVYLGSHNHGPEATEADFRAVTDSHYEFLASFLGSDEKARGSLINSYQKNINGFSAFLDEEEAAEIAKNPKVVSVFVNGAKKLHTTHSWEFMMQEKNDIVKAESLWEKADFGKDVIIANLDTGVWPELKSFSDEGYGPVPARWRGLCTKGVTCNRKLIGSTYHGKGYLSVGGVVNASIYNGRDYEGHGSHTLSTAGGDFVRGATVFGLANVTLKGGSPKARVASYKVCWEGGCFDSDMLEAFDQAIHDGVDVISMSVGGPATDYFYDSIAIGSFHAVKEGIVVVCSAGNSGPLPGSVSNIAPWIITVGASTMDRNFESFAHLGDGRRLLGASLAEGTPKNKLFPLITGLMAKAANASSLNAELCEPGSLDPTKVKGKIVACLRGENARVDKGRNAAEAGAVGMILCNDKMNGNDIVADPHVLPATHISYTDGLAVVSYINNSSNPTGSISASNQVFDVVPAPFMAAFSSVGPNTVTPEILKPDITAPGVNILAGFTGAVSPTGLDFDKRNVSYNIMSGTSMSCPHVGGVVGLLRKLYPDWSPAAIRSAISTSARTRDNTVHPMLDGSTFKTATPFAHGSGHIRPNRAMDPGLVYDLMESDYLDFLCAQGYNETLIKVLNNDSYKCPESASLLDFNYPSITIPKLSGTVTATRKLKNVGSPGKYQVVIKAPYGVWVSVEPSALVFDKVGEEKSFKVSFKAKWDGAAKDYEFGGLTWTDGSHYVRSPIVIRSA; this is encoded by the exons ATGTTGCTTTCAAAGTTTTCGTCAGTACTTTTGTTTTGCAGCATATGGTGTTTGTTTCATGCAGTGTCAACTTCTGCTATTAAACAGCCGTATGTAGTTTACCTGGGCTCCCATAATCATGGCCCCGAAGCTACTGAAGCTGATTTTCGTGCTGTTACCGATTCTCATTATGAGTTTCTTGCCTCCTTTTTGGGAAG TGATGAAAAGGCCAGAGGTTCACTCATTAACTCGTATCAAAAGAATATCAATGGGTTTTCTGCATTCCTTGATGAGGAAGAGGCAGCTGAAATTGCAA AGAATCCAAAAGTTGTGTCAGTTTTCGTCAACGGGGCGAAAAAGTTGCACACAACACATTCATGGGAGTTTATGATGCAGGAAAAGAATGATATCGTCAAGGCTGAATCCTTATGGGAGAAAGCCGATTTCGGTAAAGATGTCATTATTGCGAACCTCGACACAG GTGTATGGCCGGAATTGAAAAGCTTTAGCGACGAAGGTTATGGACCTGTGCCAGCAAGATGGAGAGGATTGTGCACGAAAGGAGTAACTTGCAACAG GAAGCTTATTGGTTCAACATACCACGGCAAAGGTTACTTGTCGGTTGGTGGTGTGGTGAATGCGTCTATATACAATGGTCGTGACTATGAAGGACATGGAAGTCACACGCTATCAACAGCCGGTGGTGATTTTGTTCGTGGAGCCACTGTGTTTGGATTGGCGAATGTAACTTTAAAAGGCGGTTCCCCTAAGGCTAGAGTGGCTTCTTACAAGGTGTGCTGGGAAGGAGGGTGCTTTGATTCTGATATGCTGGAAGCTTTCGACCAAGCTATTCACGATGGGGTCGATGTGATCTCCATGTCTGTCGGGGGTCCTGCTACTGACTATTTCTACGATAGTATTGCAATTGGTTCGTTTCATGCTGTCAAGGAGGGTATTGTTGTTGTTTGCTCTGCAGGAAATTCTGGACCATTACCTGGATCTGTCTCCAATATTGCCCCTTGGATTATAACTGTTGGAGCAAGTACCATGGATAGAAATTTTGAATCATTCGCTCATCTTGGAGATGGACGGCGCCTATTG GGTGCAAGTCTTGCCGAGGGTACACCTAAGAACAAACTTTTTCCACTCATCACTGGATTGATGGCTAAGGCTGCCAATGCATCTTCTCTCAATGC TGAGCTATGCGAACCGGGTTCGTTGGATCCGACTAAGGTGAAGGGTAAGATTGTGGCTTGCTTGAGAGGGGAAAATGCTAGAGTTGATAAGGGTAGAAATGCTGCTGAGGCTGGTGCAGTTGGGATGATCCTTTGCAATGATAAAATGAATGGGAATGATATTGTTGCCGATCCTCATGTTCTTCCAGCTACACATATCAGCTATACTGATGGCCTTGCTGTTGTCTCCTACATTAACAATTCCAG CAATCCCACCGGATCTATTTCTGCTTCCAATCAAGTGTTTGACGTAGTGCCTGCTCCATTCATGGCTGCATTTTCCTCTGTTGGTCCCAATACCGTCACCCCCGAGATCCTCAAG CCTGATATTACTGCCCCTGGAGTAAATATCCTAGCCGGCTTCACTGGAGCAGTTAGTCCGACTGGTCTAGATTTCGACAAGCGTAATGTTTCTTACAACATTATGTCTGGTACTTCCATGTCTTGCCCTCATGTTGGTGGAGTTGTGGGTCTTCTCCGAAAGCTTTATCCTGATTGGAGTCCTGCAGCAATCAGATCAGCAATCTCTACTTCCG CGAGAACAAGAGACAACACAGTGCACCCAATGCTTGACGGATCCACCTTTAAAACAGCAACACCGTTTGCTCATGGTTCAGGACATATCAGGCCAAACCGTGCCATGGATCCAGGGTTGGTCTACGACTTAATGGAGTCTGATTACTTGGACTTTCTCTGCGCCCAAGGCTACAACGAAACCTTGATCAAGGTCTTGAATAATGATTCTTACAAATGCCCAGAATCAGCCAGTCTTCTTGATTTCAACTACCCTTCTATAACCATTCCTAAGTTGTCCGGTACAGTTACCGCCACTAGGAAGTTGAAGAATGTGGGTTCACCAGGGAAGTATCAAGTTGTTATTAAGGCGCCCTATGGAGTTTGGGTTTCGGTTGAACCAAGTGCTCTGGTGTTTGATAAGGTCGGAGAAGAGAAAAGCTTTAAGGTTAGCTTCAAGGCTAAGTGGGACGGTGCTGCTAAAGATTATGAATTTGGAGGTCTCACATGGACTGATGGTTCCCATTATGTGAGGAGTCCAATTGTCATTCGTTCtgcttaa